The Spirosoma sp. SC4-14 DNA window ATTTTACTTCTACAACTATCAGCGTAAGCACTAGTCGTAAGGCTACCAGACGCCTGCCTAGTGGTATATCAATAAAACAGAAGGGCCAGAAAAAATACAATTTTACCCCGGCTTTCTCAAGCTTAATTTAGTTTAAAAGCTGCCTAACCAATTGGGAGCATTTTACAACACCCACTATGCCAGCCTGTATGCTAATCTAAAGAGTATTCCTGGTATTGGCCCTAAGATGGCCTTATTCTTACTAGTGCTTAATCAGGGCTTTACTCGCTTCGAGTCAGCCAAACAATTGGTGAGTTTTGCGGGTCTAGCCCCCAGGGTGTTTGAGTTAGGCCGTTCGGTGAAAGGTAAAGGTCATATTTGTAAGATAGGCAACAGCCGGATTCGGCAGTTTGTTGTACATAGCCAGTATGTAGGCCAAGAAAGCCAACCCCGCTTGAAAGGCCTTGTATGATCAGCTGGTGGGGGCGAGCAAGCCCAATCTGGTGGCCTTGATTGCGGTATCATAAGTTAGTCCGTCAATGCTTGCAGTAACTAGCCAAGGGGTAAAATTTAATAAAAAGCGGCTTTAGCTCTTGCTTCTAAACACAGTTTATCCCGATCTCGAAAAAACAGATCTGGACGGCGTTACCCTGGTTGGGCTAGCCGCCAATTACCAACAGGGGCTGAACCTGCTGAATAGCATTACTACCGTTCGCGATTTTGCTCATAAAGGCACAGTAATTGTAGGAAATCGCAGTTTTCTGGTTTGGCACATCGACTTTGACTCGACCGATTCAGGCACAGTGAATGTGACGGAGGTAGCCATTCAGGATTGGCAGAACGGCAAAATAATCCGGGAGCGATTTATTGCCTGACCGAAGTCGACCTTATTATGGATACGCCCTATCGTGAGAATGGGGCGTATCTGGTTAATCCCTGACTCAGGCTGCAACCGTTGGTTTGAATCCTTTTTCGACGACACTCCTGACGATCCCGTGGAACCAACTCAGTGGTATGATCCGCCGGATAGCCAGCAGCAAGGGCGATTGACCGCCCACCGGGTACCGAAGCCGGAACGAGCGGTCGTTGGCGGCTACGAAAATTTTCTCGGCCACCACCTCCGGGCCCGGTGCATCGGCACCCGCTTTTTGGGAGTTGGCGAGCGTAACGCGCACATACTCATCGTAAGCAGTCAACCCATCTTTTTGGAGCAAATCCTGCGAGCGGTCGTAGAAATCGGTTTTAATTGCACCGGGTTCAATGTTTTTCACGCGGATGTTGAACGGCCGCAACTCAAACGACAACGCTTCGGTGAAGCCTTCAACGGCCCATTTCGTGCCGTGATAAATGCTGTAGATTGGGAACGTAATGAGTCCGCCCATCGACGTTACGTTGATGATGCAGGGCCCGCTGTCGGGGCCGTTACGTTTCTCCCGGAAGTACGGCAGAATTTCGCGAATCACG harbors:
- a CDS encoding SDR family oxidoreductase — protein: MNKATKTVFITGSSSGIGKAAALYFAQQGWNVAATMRTPTKETELSKLQNVKLFRLDVLDMDSIRQALADARTAFGGIDVLVNNAGYGAVGVFEAASPEQVQRQFDTNVFGVMNVIREILPYFREKRNGPDSGPCIINVTSMGGLITFPIYSIYHGTKWAVEGFTEALSFELRPFNIRVKNIEPGAIKTDFYDRSQDLLQKDGLTAYDEYVRVTLANSQKAGADAPGPEVVAEKIFVAANDRSFRLRYPVGGQSPLLLAIRRIIPLSWFHGIVRSVVEKGFKPTVAA